One segment of Treponema pectinovorum DNA contains the following:
- a CDS encoding transposase → MLILFSSTLRVILVEHFARNYYGKRGFKRYLSMKDIMALNIHRFFMQFSNLKAFHRFANEYLKERYPNFPNYENFLKATNKSFPMMMLFVNSVLAKNREKCAGETNFIGSTPVEVCKNNKISRHKVAKDCASRGKSTKGWFFGFKLHGVCTADMIVESLTFTTDSVHDSKMAQKLTKDIIGKAFADAGYQLKPEVLSEMAEDVFLCIMHPERI, encoded by the coding sequence TTGTTGATTCTTTTTTCAAGTACTTTGAGGGTAATTTTAGTAGAACATTTTGCAAGAAATTATTATGGAAAACGTGGATTCAAGAGATATCTTTCAATGAAAGATATAATGGCATTGAATATCCACAGATTTTTCATGCAGTTCTCAAACTTAAAGGCATTTCACCGATTCGCAAACGAATATTTGAAGGAACGATATCCCAATTTTCCGAACTATGAGAACTTTTTGAAAGCGACAAACAAATCCTTTCCCATGATGATGCTGTTCGTGAATTCTGTTCTTGCAAAAAACAGGGAAAAATGTGCAGGCGAAACAAATTTCATCGGTTCGACACCTGTCGAAGTCTGCAAAAATAATAAAATCTCACGACATAAAGTCGCAAAGGACTGTGCGTCTCGTGGAAAGTCAACAAAGGGATGGTTTTTCGGCTTTAAGCTGCACGGAGTCTGCACCGCAGACATGATTGTCGAGTCTCTTACTTTTACAACAGATTCCGTTCATGACAGTAAAATGGCTCAAAAACTTACGAAAGACATAATCGGAAAGGCTTTTGCGGATGCAGGGTATCAGCTCAAGCCGGAAGTTCTTTCAGAAATGGCCGAAGATGTGTTTTTATGCATAATGCACCCGGAAAGAATATGA
- a CDS encoding 3-isopropylmalate dehydratase small subunit produces the protein MKAFGGPVLFLDRSDINTDEIIPAKYLTEISKQALKPYCLEDLKLEGFDAKRDLPGKKVIITRENFGCGSSREHAPWALEVNDIYVVIAQNFARIFRQNMYNCGLLALDMSKKDIDDMFRTFANKETECKIEQKEDGTWKVKLIAGSLSKSYPFKLEGFEKALVENEGWIGYAESKY, from the coding sequence ATGAAAGCATTCGGTGGACCAGTACTTTTTTTGGATCGCTCAGATATAAACACTGACGAAATTATTCCTGCGAAATATCTTACAGAAATTTCAAAGCAGGCACTAAAACCTTATTGCCTTGAAGATCTTAAATTGGAAGGATTCGATGCAAAAAGGGATTTACCAGGAAAAAAGGTCATCATCACACGAGAAAATTTTGGTTGTGGATCAAGCCGTGAACACGCTCCTTGGGCGTTGGAAGTTAACGATATTTATGTTGTAATCGCTCAAAACTTTGCAAGAATTTTTAGGCAGAATATGTACAACTGTGGACTTTTGGCCTTGGATATGTCAAAAAAAGACATCGACGATATGTTCCGAACCTTTGCAAACAAAGAAACTGAATGCAAAATTGAACAAAAAGAAGACGGAACCTGGAAGGTAAAATTGATTGCAGGTTCTCTTTCAAAAAGTTATCCATTTAAACTGGAAGGATTTGAAAAAGCACTTGTAGAAAACGAAGGCTGGATTGGATACGCAGAATCAAAATATTGA
- a CDS encoding gp53-like domain-containing protein, which produces MILRNGLIVQWRKKYANNTRVNFAMAFSNTCVYFNFIVARSNSTSDGWHYYNTPKFEF; this is translated from the coding sequence ATGATTTTAAGGAACGGTTTAATTGTACAGTGGAGGAAAAAATATGCAAATAACACTCGCGTTAACTTTGCAATGGCGTTTTCGAATACTTGTGTTTATTTTAACTTCATTGTCGCACGCAGCAACTCGACAAGCGATGGCTGGCACTATTATAACACCCCAAAATTCGAGTTTTAA
- a CDS encoding response regulator transcription factor — translation MKNLILIDDHKMLRKGISAYFTENSKWNVIAEAESLDEIPNIIKKIKENPYMLNKTDGDRVQNIADNSERVFQSATKYPDSDDEENYTLAVVDIQIKGKDERLSNGFEAVRLLRHYGIQSVIFSSHDTGACIERAMSDEVGARGFVSKLSDEKLLLDAVNAVAEGKTFIQPDLVTSLLNTQSIFSILTKREKQIVKLIQDGRSNYEIAQFLEIKVSTLENYLSVIYDKIGCKNKEMLLKKLS, via the coding sequence ATGAAAAACTTGATTCTTATTGATGACCACAAAATGCTTAGAAAAGGAATTTCTGCATATTTTACTGAAAATTCCAAGTGGAATGTGATTGCAGAAGCAGAAAGTCTTGATGAGATTCCTAACATCATCAAAAAAATCAAAGAAAATCCTTACATGTTAAACAAAACTGATGGAGACAGAGTTCAAAATATTGCCGATAATTCTGAGCGAGTTTTTCAATCTGCGACAAAATATCCAGATTCTGACGATGAAGAAAATTATACGCTCGCAGTTGTTGACATTCAGATAAAAGGCAAAGACGAAAGGCTTTCAAATGGATTCGAAGCGGTTCGCCTTCTTCGCCATTACGGAATCCAAAGCGTTATTTTTTCCAGCCACGACACAGGAGCTTGCATTGAACGCGCAATGAGCGATGAAGTCGGCGCAAGAGGATTTGTCTCAAAACTCAGCGATGAAAAACTTCTGCTGGACGCGGTGAATGCCGTTGCTGAGGGAAAAACTTTCATCCAGCCGGATTTGGTTACAAGCCTTTTGAATACACAGAGTATTTTTTCCATACTCACGAAACGAGAAAAGCAGATTGTAAAGTTAATTCAAGACGGGCGTTCAAACTATGAGATTGCACAGTTCCTCGAAATAAAAGTTTCCACGCTTGAAAATTACTTGAGCGTCATTTACGACAAAATCGGCTGCAAAAACAAAGAGATGCTGCTAAAAAAACTTTCATAA
- a CDS encoding histidine kinase, whose translation MDFYSAEAKIAVFHFIELLAIISILCVSFVIILLLYIKKNEKNRQLEKKNKEERQKAKAIIQVQEDERKRISRDLHDTVTQDIRTALLFCYYL comes from the coding sequence ATGGATTTTTATTCGGCAGAGGCAAAGATTGCGGTTTTCCATTTTATAGAACTTCTTGCGATAATTTCGATTCTCTGCGTTTCTTTTGTAATCATACTTTTGCTTTATATTAAAAAAAATGAAAAAAACAGGCAGCTTGAAAAAAAGAACAAGGAAGAAAGACAGAAAGCAAAGGCAATAATTCAAGTTCAGGAAGATGAGCGAAAGAGAATCAGCCGAGATTTACATGACACTGTAACTCAAGATATAAGAACCGCCCTTCTTTTTTGTTATTATTTATAA